The Desulfuromonadaceae bacterium genome has a segment encoding these proteins:
- a CDS encoding aminotransferase → MKFKISSSIEVVQFPPITEVHNWLANAPASSLPLIDLCQAVPSWPTAEELTGHLRERLTDPLIARYTPDEGLPEVRMAVSTWLRALYGNGPETSEICLSIGASQAFWLAITTLCQAGDEVIVQSPAYFDHPMALAALGVCPVFTAFNPESAGQPDLAEVEQLITPRTRALLLVTPSNPTGAVIPAATIQRLYELAAAHNIALILDETYHCFLPEDEPPHALFNNEEWGDHFIQLLSFGKTFALTGYRAGALVASAAFIRQALKVQDSMVVCQPRISQTAIKFGCEHLDDWVARNRKMMNRRHDRFCTEFGDDDNLFTIVASGAFFAWVKHPFNGHNGREVARALVEKARIICLPGEAFGPNLEGYLRLAFGNIDDEQIPEAAHRFREFSL, encoded by the coding sequence ATGAAGTTCAAAATTTCTTCATCGATTGAGGTGGTACAGTTTCCGCCGATCACCGAAGTTCACAACTGGCTGGCAAACGCCCCGGCCAGTTCGTTACCGCTGATCGATCTGTGTCAGGCCGTACCGAGCTGGCCGACAGCGGAAGAACTCACCGGGCATCTGCGCGAACGGCTGACCGATCCGCTCATCGCTCGCTACACCCCCGACGAAGGACTCCCGGAGGTGCGTATGGCCGTCTCGACCTGGCTGCGGGCGCTGTACGGCAACGGCCCCGAAACCAGCGAGATCTGTCTCTCGATCGGTGCCAGTCAGGCGTTCTGGCTGGCGATCACGACCCTTTGTCAGGCCGGTGACGAGGTCATCGTCCAATCCCCCGCTTACTTTGACCACCCCATGGCCCTCGCTGCGCTCGGCGTCTGCCCCGTTTTTACCGCCTTCAATCCGGAAAGTGCCGGGCAACCTGATCTGGCCGAAGTGGAACAATTGATCACCCCCCGCACTCGCGCCCTGCTGCTGGTGACCCCGAGCAACCCGACCGGCGCAGTGATCCCGGCCGCGACGATTCAGCGCCTCTACGAACTGGCCGCCGCGCACAATATTGCCCTGATTCTTGACGAAACCTATCACTGTTTCCTGCCTGAAGACGAGCCGCCCCATGCGCTGTTTAACAATGAGGAGTGGGGTGATCACTTCATCCAGCTGCTCTCCTTCGGCAAAACCTTCGCCCTCACCGGGTATCGAGCCGGAGCGCTGGTGGCATCGGCGGCTTTTATTCGTCAGGCACTTAAAGTTCAGGACAGTATGGTGGTCTGCCAACCACGTATCAGCCAGACCGCAATCAAGTTCGGTTGTGAACATCTCGACGACTGGGTGGCACGTAACCGCAAAATGATGAACCGGCGTCACGATCGTTTTTGTACCGAGTTCGGCGATGATGACAACCTCTTTACGATTGTTGCCAGCGGCGCTTTTTTTGCGTGGGTGAAGCATCCATTCAACGGACACAACGGTCGCGAAGTCGCCAGGGCTCTGGTCGAAAAGGCGCGCATCATCTGCCTGCCGGGAGAAGCGTTCGGACCAAACCTTGAGGGGTATCTGCGCCTGGCGTTCGGCAATATCGATGATGAGCAGATTCCGGAGGCCGCACACCGCTTTCGCGAATTTTCGTTGTAA
- the hrpB gene encoding ATP-dependent helicase HrpB, with translation MTHALPSLPIDTILPKLQEALSRHSAVVLQAPPGAGKTTRVPLALLDADWLRGQSILMLEPRRLATTNAARYMAQQLGEQVGETVGYRIRYAQEVSSATRIEVVTEGILTRRLQTDPELHGVGLVIFDEFHERNLNSDLALALCRDVQLNLRADLKILVMSATLDATPVATLLAAPLLTSSGRSFPVTIHYLDRDPERDPAVWTAAAVQRALRETSGDLLVFLPGAGEIRRCADRLRNLSDIDIRPLYGNLPFCEQEAAIRPGPRRRVVLATNIAETSLTIDGIEVVIDSGLERRPRFAPQRGLNLLETVRISKASAKQRTGRAGRLGPGRCYRLWSAGTHGALLPFAPAEISVADLTSLALQLAAWGSTEVRQLAWLDPPSPGRLNAARKLLRLLGALDASDALTPLGKRLAALPTDPRSARLLLAAEDEKQLPLGIELVTLLNARRDLAASADVTTALTSIDSQPDTTLDRERRYWQQHFRLGSNQRPLRDPAVIARLLAGAWPDRIGRRRPATDHHYLLANGRGATLRSGSAPLGSEWLVAIDCVGRPGTEDEIRLAVPLERKVIEELYPAALAWRREVIWDEREERVVAREVRRLWALVFQERPIKALAEERSAAALDGLHTHGLGVLNWNAPAQRLRARLAFLQRSAAHEGWPPMDDAALLDTASSWLAPLLDTVGTRVDFAKVDLVAALNNRLNWQQRTELKRLAPEHITVPSGADIRLDYPSDGAPVLAVKLQEMFGSVDTPRIVAGRQPVVLHLLSPAGRPLQVTQDLRTFWKDVYPDVKKEMKGRYPKHPWPDDPWLAVPTRRTKQHRN, from the coding sequence ATGACGCACGCCCTCCCCTCATTGCCGATCGACACCATCCTGCCAAAGTTGCAGGAGGCCCTGTCGCGACATTCTGCTGTCGTGCTGCAAGCGCCCCCCGGGGCCGGAAAAACGACCCGTGTGCCGCTGGCGCTACTCGACGCGGACTGGCTGCGTGGCCAGTCAATCTTGATGCTTGAACCGCGCCGACTCGCAACGACCAACGCCGCACGCTACATGGCCCAACAGCTCGGCGAACAGGTCGGGGAGACCGTTGGCTACCGGATTCGTTACGCACAGGAGGTATCCTCGGCCACCCGCATCGAGGTTGTCACCGAGGGGATCCTCACCCGCCGTCTGCAAACAGACCCGGAGCTGCACGGCGTGGGTCTGGTGATTTTCGATGAGTTTCACGAACGCAACCTCAACAGCGATCTTGCTCTGGCGCTGTGCCGCGATGTTCAGCTCAATCTGCGTGCCGATCTGAAAATCCTGGTCATGTCCGCCACCCTTGACGCCACACCGGTCGCCACGTTACTCGCGGCACCGCTACTCACCAGCAGCGGCCGCAGCTTCCCGGTCACCATCCACTACCTGGACCGCGACCCCGAACGTGACCCGGCGGTCTGGACCGCCGCCGCCGTGCAGCGCGCCTTGAGGGAAACCAGTGGCGATCTGCTCGTGTTTCTGCCCGGTGCGGGAGAGATTCGCCGCTGCGCCGACCGGTTGCGCAATCTGTCGGATATCGACATCCGCCCGCTCTACGGCAACCTGCCATTTTGCGAGCAGGAAGCGGCCATTCGCCCCGGCCCACGCCGCCGGGTGGTGCTGGCAACCAATATTGCCGAGACCAGCCTGACCATCGACGGCATCGAGGTCGTCATCGACAGCGGGCTTGAGCGCCGCCCGCGCTTCGCCCCGCAACGTGGTCTCAACCTTCTGGAGACAGTCCGCATCTCCAAGGCAAGTGCCAAGCAGCGGACCGGACGCGCCGGACGACTCGGGCCGGGACGTTGTTACCGGCTGTGGAGCGCGGGCACCCACGGGGCACTGCTCCCCTTTGCCCCGGCGGAAATCAGTGTCGCCGATCTGACCTCGCTGGCGCTTCAACTCGCCGCATGGGGGAGCACCGAGGTCAGACAGTTGGCGTGGCTCGACCCGCCCTCCCCAGGTCGTTTGAATGCCGCGCGCAAACTGCTGCGTCTGCTCGGCGCACTCGACGCCAGTGATGCCCTGACCCCGCTCGGCAAGCGCCTGGCGGCACTGCCCACCGATCCGCGCAGCGCTCGATTGTTGCTGGCGGCAGAGGATGAAAAGCAGCTGCCCCTCGGCATTGAGCTGGTGACCTTGCTCAACGCGCGGCGCGACCTTGCCGCCAGCGCTGATGTTACGACGGCACTTACCTCGATCGACAGCCAACCGGACACCACCCTTGACCGGGAACGGCGCTACTGGCAGCAACATTTCCGACTCGGCAGTAACCAGCGTCCACTGCGTGATCCGGCAGTCATTGCCCGGCTGCTCGCTGGCGCCTGGCCTGATCGCATCGGTCGGCGGCGCCCTGCTACCGATCATCATTATCTCCTTGCCAATGGCCGGGGCGCGACATTGCGTTCAGGAAGTGCTCCGCTTGGCAGCGAATGGCTGGTTGCCATCGACTGTGTCGGGAGGCCCGGTACGGAGGATGAAATTCGGCTGGCCGTGCCGCTGGAGAGAAAAGTCATTGAGGAACTTTATCCCGCCGCATTGGCCTGGCGGCGTGAAGTCATCTGGGATGAGCGCGAAGAACGGGTCGTGGCCCGCGAGGTCCGGCGGCTGTGGGCACTCGTCTTTCAGGAACGCCCGATCAAGGCTCTGGCGGAAGAACGTAGCGCCGCCGCGCTGGACGGCTTGCATACGCATGGCCTCGGTGTGCTGAACTGGAACGCTCCGGCGCAACGGTTGCGTGCGCGGCTGGCGTTTCTGCAACGTAGCGCAGCGCACGAGGGGTGGCCGCCGATGGATGACGCGGCGCTGCTGGACACGGCGTCAAGCTGGCTGGCCCCCTTGCTGGACACGGTCGGGACAAGAGTCGACTTTGCCAAAGTCGATCTCGTCGCCGCCCTGAACAACCGGCTCAACTGGCAGCAACGCACCGAACTCAAGCGGCTCGCCCCCGAGCACATCACCGTGCCAAGCGGCGCCGACATCCGCCTCGACTATCCGTCGGACGGTGCGCCAGTTCTTGCCGTTAAACTGCAGGAAATGTTCGGTAGCGTCGACACCCCGCGTATCGTTGCCGGGCGCCAACCAGTGGTACTGCACCTGCTCTCCCCGGCAGGCCGACCGTTACAGGTGACCCAGGATTTACGGACATTCTGGAAAGACG